A genomic window from Vigna radiata var. radiata cultivar VC1973A chromosome 2, Vradiata_ver6, whole genome shotgun sequence includes:
- the LOC106753943 gene encoding ADP-ribosylation factor gives MGQTFRKLFDTFFANTEMRVVMLGLDAAGKTTILYKLHIGEVLSTVPTIGFNVEKVQYKNVVFTVWDVGGQEKLRTLWRHYFNNTDGLIYVVDSLDRERLGKAKQEFQAVINDPFMLHSVILVLANKQDLRGAMSPREVCEGLGLFDLKNRKWHIQGTCALRGDGLYEGLDWLSTTLKERKAAGYSSIGLGTSSI, from the exons ATGGGTCAAACTTTTCGGAAGCTCTTCGATACATTCTTCGCCAATACTGAGATGCGG GTTGTCATGCTTGGTCTTGATGCTGCCGGCAAAACTACTATACTGTACAAGCTCCACATTGGAGAAGTTTTATCTACTGTTCCTACAATTG GTTTTAATGTGGAGAAGGTTCAGTATAAGAATGTTGTTTTCACAGTTTGGGATGTTGGAGGGCAAGAGAAATTAAGGACACTTTGGAGGCACTATTTCAACAACACTGATGGTTTG ATATATGTTGTTGATAGTCTGGACCGTGAAAGGCTAGGGAAAGCTAAGCAGGAATTTCAG GCAGTCATAAATGATCCGTTTATGCTCCACAGTGTAATATTGGTGCTTGCTAACAAACAGGACCTG agaGGAGCAATGTCACCAAGGGAAGTATGTGAAGGATTAGGTCTCTTTGATCTCAAGAATAGAAAGTGGCACATACAGGGCACTTGTGCTCTTCGGGGAGATGGCCTTTATGAGGGCTTGGATTGGCTGTCCACAACTCTGAAGGAGAGAAAAGCTGCCGGATATTCTTCAATAGGACTAGGAACTTCATCCATCTAA
- the LOC106778171 gene encoding uncharacterized protein LOC106778171 isoform X2: MKLSLGMVCGQGFASGRINLGEIEVSMVTRFEFIWSSSAMQDTKNAVTFYRPVGVPDSFRILGHYCQSDNKPSRGFVLVAREVETADINNQDKLPPMKNPLDFSLVWGENGRNLKTLGVYFWVPEPPAGYKALGCLVTTKPVKPFLDEMCCVRTDLTYRCEPYRQLLTAGSSIPEFSFQVWSLRPCDRGILGKGVSVGTFFCSNGWWTMTEDVPVACLKNLNPALQAMPNLQQIHALIKHYGPTVFFHPQEIYLPSSVEWFFNNGALLYTKGVSAGEKIDANGSNLPGGGTNDGQYWIDLPRDDKRELVKRGNLKSAKVYVHVKPVFGGTFTDIAMWVFCPFNGPATLKIGIKDIPLSMIGEHVGDWEHFTLRISNFSGELYSIYFSQHSGGEWVDACDLEYIEGNKAIVYSSKSGHASYPHAGTCIQGSSKLGIGIRNDAARSNLYVDSSIQYELVAAEYLENEITEPQWLQFMREWGPKIVYDSKTELDKVINALPRLLKYSVKGLFNKFPVELYGEEGPTGPKEKNNWLQDERW, translated from the exons AT GAAGTTATCTTTGGGGATGGTTTGCG GACAAGGTTTTGCTTCCGGCCGTATAAATCTTGGTGAAATAGAAGTTTCCATGGTCACCAGGTTTGAGTTTATTTGGAGTAGCAGTGCTATGCAAGACACTAAAAATGCTGTTACATTCTATAGGCCTGTAGGAGTACCTGATAGTTTTCGTATTCTTGGTCACTATTGTCAATCCGATAACAAGCCTTCAAGGGGTTTTGTACTTGTTGCAAGGGAAGTTGAAACTGCTGATATTAACAATCAAGATAAGTTACCTCCTATGAAGAATCCCCTTGATTTTAGTTTGGTTTGGggtgaaaatggaagaaatttgaaaactttaggCGTATACTTTTGGGTACCTGAACCTCCTGCAGGTTACAAGGCCCTTGGATGTTTGGTTACTACCAAACCTGTGAAGCCTTTTTTGGATGAAATGTGCTGTGTTCGTACCGATCTCACCTATAGATGTGAACCTTATCGCCAATTACTCACTGCTGGCTCAAGCATTCCTGAGTTTTCATTTCAGGTGTGGAGTTTGAGACCTTGTGATCGTGGCATACTAGGGAAAGGAGTTTCTGTTGGGACTTTTTTCTGCAGCAATGGCTGGTGGACCATGACAGAAGATGTACCTGTTGCATGCTTGAAGAATTTAAATCCTGCATTGCAAGCAATGCCAAATTTGCAACAAATACATGCACTTATTAAGCATTATGGCCCTACTGTTTTCTTTCATCCTCAGGAAATTTACTTGCCATCTTCTGTGGAATGGTTTTTCAACAATGGAGCACTTTTGTACACAAAGGGTGTATCTGCAGGAGAGAAAATTGATGCAAACGGATCAAATCTACCAGGTGGGGGAACAAATGATGGTCAATATTGGATAGATTTGCCAAGAGATGATAAAAGGGAGCTTGTCAAACGTGGGAACTTGAAAAGTGCAAAGGTTTATGTTCATGTGAAGCCTGTTTTTGGAGGAACTTTTACTGACATTGCAATGTGGGTGTTTTGCCCTTTCAATGGACCAGCCACTCTGAAAATTGGAATCAAGGATATTCCTTTGAGCATGATTGGAGAGCATGTTGGTGATTGGGAGCATTTTACACTTCGCATAAGCAACTTCAGTGGAGAACTCTACAGTATATACTTCTCACAGCACAGTGGTGGTGAATGGGTAGATGCATGTGACTTGGAATATATTGAAGGTAATAAAGCTATTGTTTACTCATCAAAATCTGGACATGCAAGTTACCCTCATGCTGGTACCTGCATCCAAGGTTCTTCAAAACTTGGGATTGGCATTAGGAATGATGCTGCTCGCAGCAATTTGTATGTGGATTCTAGTATTCAGTATGAGCTTGTTGCAGCTGAGTATCTTGAAAATGAGATCACTGAACCTCAATGGTTGCAATTTATGAGAGAATGGGGCCCCAAAATTGTTTATGATTCAAAAACTGAGCTGGATAAGGTAATCAATGCTCTTCCTCGGCTGCTCAAGTATTCTGTAAAGGGCTTATTTAACAAGTTCCCAGTGGAACTTTATGGTGAGGAAGGTCCCACTGGgccaaaagagaaaaataattggtTACAGGATGAAAGATGGTGA
- the LOC106778171 gene encoding uncharacterized protein LOC106778171 isoform X1: MQELRKDSEPAINGEMGGSKFFPWNTNAMALSFPPQTFSLPSPIPQWPQGQGFASGRINLGEIEVSMVTRFEFIWSSSAMQDTKNAVTFYRPVGVPDSFRILGHYCQSDNKPSRGFVLVAREVETADINNQDKLPPMKNPLDFSLVWGENGRNLKTLGVYFWVPEPPAGYKALGCLVTTKPVKPFLDEMCCVRTDLTYRCEPYRQLLTAGSSIPEFSFQVWSLRPCDRGILGKGVSVGTFFCSNGWWTMTEDVPVACLKNLNPALQAMPNLQQIHALIKHYGPTVFFHPQEIYLPSSVEWFFNNGALLYTKGVSAGEKIDANGSNLPGGGTNDGQYWIDLPRDDKRELVKRGNLKSAKVYVHVKPVFGGTFTDIAMWVFCPFNGPATLKIGIKDIPLSMIGEHVGDWEHFTLRISNFSGELYSIYFSQHSGGEWVDACDLEYIEGNKAIVYSSKSGHASYPHAGTCIQGSSKLGIGIRNDAARSNLYVDSSIQYELVAAEYLENEITEPQWLQFMREWGPKIVYDSKTELDKVINALPRLLKYSVKGLFNKFPVELYGEEGPTGPKEKNNWLQDERW, from the exons ATGCAAGAACTTAGAAAGGACTCTGAACCTGCGATTAATGGAGAAATGGGTGGCTCAAAGTTCTTTCCTTGGAATACAAATGCAATGGCTCTATCGTTTCCCCCTCAAACCTTTTCTCTTCCGTCTCCGATCCCTCAATGGCCTCAAG GACAAGGTTTTGCTTCCGGCCGTATAAATCTTGGTGAAATAGAAGTTTCCATGGTCACCAGGTTTGAGTTTATTTGGAGTAGCAGTGCTATGCAAGACACTAAAAATGCTGTTACATTCTATAGGCCTGTAGGAGTACCTGATAGTTTTCGTATTCTTGGTCACTATTGTCAATCCGATAACAAGCCTTCAAGGGGTTTTGTACTTGTTGCAAGGGAAGTTGAAACTGCTGATATTAACAATCAAGATAAGTTACCTCCTATGAAGAATCCCCTTGATTTTAGTTTGGTTTGGggtgaaaatggaagaaatttgaaaactttaggCGTATACTTTTGGGTACCTGAACCTCCTGCAGGTTACAAGGCCCTTGGATGTTTGGTTACTACCAAACCTGTGAAGCCTTTTTTGGATGAAATGTGCTGTGTTCGTACCGATCTCACCTATAGATGTGAACCTTATCGCCAATTACTCACTGCTGGCTCAAGCATTCCTGAGTTTTCATTTCAGGTGTGGAGTTTGAGACCTTGTGATCGTGGCATACTAGGGAAAGGAGTTTCTGTTGGGACTTTTTTCTGCAGCAATGGCTGGTGGACCATGACAGAAGATGTACCTGTTGCATGCTTGAAGAATTTAAATCCTGCATTGCAAGCAATGCCAAATTTGCAACAAATACATGCACTTATTAAGCATTATGGCCCTACTGTTTTCTTTCATCCTCAGGAAATTTACTTGCCATCTTCTGTGGAATGGTTTTTCAACAATGGAGCACTTTTGTACACAAAGGGTGTATCTGCAGGAGAGAAAATTGATGCAAACGGATCAAATCTACCAGGTGGGGGAACAAATGATGGTCAATATTGGATAGATTTGCCAAGAGATGATAAAAGGGAGCTTGTCAAACGTGGGAACTTGAAAAGTGCAAAGGTTTATGTTCATGTGAAGCCTGTTTTTGGAGGAACTTTTACTGACATTGCAATGTGGGTGTTTTGCCCTTTCAATGGACCAGCCACTCTGAAAATTGGAATCAAGGATATTCCTTTGAGCATGATTGGAGAGCATGTTGGTGATTGGGAGCATTTTACACTTCGCATAAGCAACTTCAGTGGAGAACTCTACAGTATATACTTCTCACAGCACAGTGGTGGTGAATGGGTAGATGCATGTGACTTGGAATATATTGAAGGTAATAAAGCTATTGTTTACTCATCAAAATCTGGACATGCAAGTTACCCTCATGCTGGTACCTGCATCCAAGGTTCTTCAAAACTTGGGATTGGCATTAGGAATGATGCTGCTCGCAGCAATTTGTATGTGGATTCTAGTATTCAGTATGAGCTTGTTGCAGCTGAGTATCTTGAAAATGAGATCACTGAACCTCAATGGTTGCAATTTATGAGAGAATGGGGCCCCAAAATTGTTTATGATTCAAAAACTGAGCTGGATAAGGTAATCAATGCTCTTCCTCGGCTGCTCAAGTATTCTGTAAAGGGCTTATTTAACAAGTTCCCAGTGGAACTTTATGGTGAGGAAGGTCCCACTGGgccaaaagagaaaaataattggtTACAGGATGAAAGATGGTGA
- the LOC106777691 gene encoding serine/threonine-protein phosphatase 4 regulatory subunit 2 isoform X1 produces METQPHEILHQPPVSSNEAHNDDVSNHSREAEQKQDVSREEVLQTLQVIASTGKFWHDWDKLKSMLSFQLKQVLSEYPEAKLTSEQQYASLGESYIELVNKLDEALTCFVDGPPFTLQRLCEILLDAKGIYPNLSKLALALEKNLLVTSTLTICTDPYPQATAKVPGHQEKTNEKENPQPDTAQNVTAQNGVEPQVPDKDEVMTEADVGDDMTIDMETFEGDKSSETNSEPNASNL; encoded by the exons ATGGAGACGCAACCACATGAGATTTTACATCAGCCACCGGTTTCTTCAAATGAAGCCCACAACGATGACGTGTCGAACCACAG TAGAGAGGCTGAGCAAAAACAAGATGTTTCGAGGGAAGAAGTTTTGCAGACTTTGCAAGTTATTGCATCTACTGGGAAGTTCTG gCATGACTGGGATAAGTTGAAGAGCATGCTATCCTTTCAGTTGAAGCAG GTGCTGTCAGAGTATCCTGAGGCAAAATTGACTAGCGAGCAGCAGTATGCGTCTTTGGGAGAATCCTATATTGAGTTGGTTAATAAACTAGATGAAG CTCTTACTTGTTTCGTTGATGGTCCTCCATTTACATTGCAAAGACTTTGTGAG ATCCTATTGGATGCAAAAGGCATTTACCCAAATCTTTCTAAGCTTGCTTTAGCTCTTGAAAAG AACTTATTAGTTACATCTACATTGACAATCTGCACTGATCCATACCCACAAGCAACAGCAAAAGTGCCAGGACACCAAGAGAAGACAAATGAAAAGGAGAATCCGCAACCGGATACTGCTCAGAATGTTACTGCACAGAATGGCGTCGAGCCTCAGGTGCCTGACAAAGACGAAGTAATGACTGAGGCTGATGTGGGGGATGATATGACCATTGACATGGAAACTTTTGAAGGCGATAAATCATCAGAAACGAATTCTGAACCTAATGCTAGTAATCTATAA
- the LOC106777691 gene encoding serine/threonine-protein phosphatase 4 regulatory subunit 2 isoform X2, whose protein sequence is METQPHEILHQPPVSSNEAHNDDVSNHREAEQKQDVSREEVLQTLQVIASTGKFWHDWDKLKSMLSFQLKQVLSEYPEAKLTSEQQYASLGESYIELVNKLDEALTCFVDGPPFTLQRLCEILLDAKGIYPNLSKLALALEKNLLVTSTLTICTDPYPQATAKVPGHQEKTNEKENPQPDTAQNVTAQNGVEPQVPDKDEVMTEADVGDDMTIDMETFEGDKSSETNSEPNASNL, encoded by the exons ATGGAGACGCAACCACATGAGATTTTACATCAGCCACCGGTTTCTTCAAATGAAGCCCACAACGATGACGTGTCGAACCACAG AGAGGCTGAGCAAAAACAAGATGTTTCGAGGGAAGAAGTTTTGCAGACTTTGCAAGTTATTGCATCTACTGGGAAGTTCTG gCATGACTGGGATAAGTTGAAGAGCATGCTATCCTTTCAGTTGAAGCAG GTGCTGTCAGAGTATCCTGAGGCAAAATTGACTAGCGAGCAGCAGTATGCGTCTTTGGGAGAATCCTATATTGAGTTGGTTAATAAACTAGATGAAG CTCTTACTTGTTTCGTTGATGGTCCTCCATTTACATTGCAAAGACTTTGTGAG ATCCTATTGGATGCAAAAGGCATTTACCCAAATCTTTCTAAGCTTGCTTTAGCTCTTGAAAAG AACTTATTAGTTACATCTACATTGACAATCTGCACTGATCCATACCCACAAGCAACAGCAAAAGTGCCAGGACACCAAGAGAAGACAAATGAAAAGGAGAATCCGCAACCGGATACTGCTCAGAATGTTACTGCACAGAATGGCGTCGAGCCTCAGGTGCCTGACAAAGACGAAGTAATGACTGAGGCTGATGTGGGGGATGATATGACCATTGACATGGAAACTTTTGAAGGCGATAAATCATCAGAAACGAATTCTGAACCTAATGCTAGTAATCTATAA
- the LOC106779030 gene encoding protein EXPORTIN 1A — MAAEKLRDLSQPIDVPLLDATVAAFYGTGSKEERNAADQILRDLQNNPDMWLQVMHILQNTQNLNTKFFALQVLEGVIKYRWNALPVEQRDGMKNFISDVIVQLSGNDASFRSERLYVNKLNIILVQILKHEWPARWRSFIPDLVSAAKTSETICENCMVILKLLSEEVFDFSRGEMTQQKIKELKQSLNSEFQLIHELCLYVLSASQRTELIRATLSTLHAFLSWIPLGYIFESPLLETLLKFFPLPAYRNLTLQCLTEVAALQFGNYYDVQYVKMYNIFMVQLQSILPPTSDIPDAYTKGSTEEQAFIQNLALFFTSFYKVHIRILESTQENIAALLVGLEYLINISYVDDTEVFKVCLDYWNSLVSELFEPHRSLDNPAAAATLMGLQVPAMLPGMVDGHGSQLLQRRQLYAGPMSKLRMLMICRMAKPEEVLIVEDENGNIVRETLKDNDVLVQYKIMRETLIYLSHLDHDDTEKQMLRKLSKQLSGEDWTWNNLNTLCWAIGSISGSMMEEQENRFLVMVIRDLLNLCEITKGKDNKAVIASNIMYVVGQYPRFLRAHWKFLKTVVNKLFEFMHETHPGVQDMACDTFLKIVQKCKRKFVLTQVGENEPFVSELLTGLPTTIMDLEPHQIHSFYESVGHMIQAESDAQKRDEYLQRLMELPNQKWLEIIGQAHQNVEFLKDQDVIRTVLNILQTNTSVASSLGTYFLPQISMIFLDMLNVYRMYSELISKSITEGGPYTSRTSYVKLLRSVKRETLKLIETFLDKAEDQPQIGKQFVPPMMDPVLGDYARNVPDARESEVLSLFATIVNKYKSAMIEDVPRIFEAVFQCTLEMITKNFEDYPEHRLKFFSLLRAIATHCFPALICLSSQQLKLVMDSIIWAFRHTERNIAETGLNLLLEMLKKFQGSEFCNQFYRTYFLTIEQEIFAVLTDTFHKPGFKLHVLVLQHLFCLVETGVVTEALWDVATGPYHYPSNSAFVREFTIKLLSTSFPNMTAAEVTQFVNGLFESTNDLSTFKNHIRDFLIQSKEFSAQDNKDLYAEEAAAQRERERQRMLSIPGLIAPSELQDEMVDS, encoded by the exons ATGGCCGCCGAGAAGCTCCGGGATTTGAGTCAGCCGATTGACGTTCCCCTCCTTGATGCCACCGTCGCTGCCTTCTATGGCACCGGATCTAAAGAAGAG AGAAATGCCGCTGATCAGATTCTGCGTGACTTGCAAAACAATCCTGATATGTGGCTACAAGTCATGCATATTTTGCAAAATACTCAGAATCTGAATACTAAGTTCTTTGCCTTACAG GTTCTAGAAGGTGTAATTAAGTATAGATGGAATGCATTACCTGTTGAACAGCGAGATGGAATGAAAAATTTCATCTCTGATGTCATTGTACAG CTTTCTGGCAATGATGCTTCATTTCGATCAGAAAGGCTGTATGTCAACAAACTCAACATTATATTAGTTCAG ATTTTGAAGCATGAATGGCCAGCAAGATGGCGAAGTTTTATTCCTGACCTTGTCTCTGCAGCTAAAACTAGTGAAACaatttgtgaaaattgtatGGTTATATTGAAA CTTTTGAGTGAAGAGGTTTTTGATTTTTCAAGAGGCGAGATGACCCAGCAGAAGATAAAAGAGCTTAAACAATCTCTGAACAG TGAATTTCAACTCATTCATGAGTTGTGCTTGTATGTGTTATCAGCCTCCCAAAGGACTGAACTTATTCGAGCGACTCTCTCTACATTGCATGCCTTTTTATCATGGATTCCCTTGGGTTATATATTTGAATCACCATTG CTTGAGACACTCCTCAAATTTTTCCCACTCCCAGCGTATAGGAACCTAACACTGCAGTGTTTAACTGAG GTGGCAGCCCTTCAATTTGGAAATTATTATGATGTGCAGTATGTCAAGATGTATAACATATTCATGGTCCAGTTGCAG AGTATACTCCCACCAACTTCAGATATTCCTGATGCGTATACAAAGGGCTCAACTGAGGAACAA GCATTTATACAGAATCTGGCACTTTTCTTCACATCCTTTTACAAG GTTCACATTCGCATCCTGGAATCCACTCAAGAGAATATAGCTGCTTTGCTTGTAGGCCTTGAATATCTTATCAACATTTCTTATGTTGATGATACTGAGGTTTTTAAG gTCTGTTTAGACTACTGGAATTCCTTGGTGTCGGAGCTGTTTGAACCACACCGAAGTTTGGACAATCCTGCTGCTGCAGCAACCCTGATGGGACTTCAG GTACCAGCAATGCTCCCTGGTATGGTTGATGGACACGGTTCTCAGCTTCTTCAGCGCCGACAACTGTATGCCGGTCCCATGTCAAAGCTGAGAATGCTCATGATCTGTCGAATGGCAAAACCTGAAGAAGTTCTCATAGTTGAAGATGAAAACGGGAACATTGTTCGTGAAACCTTGAAAGACAATGATGTTCTTGTTCAGTACAAG ATTATGAGGGAGAcccttatttatttatcacaTCTTGACCATGATGATACTGAAAAGCAG ATGCTGAGGAAATTGAGTAAACAGCTTAGTGGCGAGGATTGGACAtggaataatttaaatacactATGCTGGGCAATAGGTTCTATATCCGGTTCTATGATGGAAGAACAG GAAAACAGATTTTTGGTTATGGTCATTCGTGACTTATTAAACCTTTGTGAAATTACAAAGGGAAAAGATAACAAAGCTGTTATTGCAAGTAATATCAT GTATGTTGTGGGCCAGTATCCAAGATTTTTAAGAGCTCATTGGAAATTCCTTAAAACTGTTGTGAATAAGTTGTTTGAGTTTATGCATGAGACCCATCCTGGAGTTCAG GATATGGCTTGTGACACATTTCTGAAAATAGTGCAGAAGTGCAAGCGTAAATTTGTGCTCACTCAG GTTGGTGAAAATGAACCGTTTGTGTCTGAGCTTCTGACAGGCCTTCCCACCACCATTATGGATCTTGAACCTCATCAAATTCATTCCTTCTATGAATCT GTTGGTCACATGATTCAGGCAGAGTCTGATGCGCAGAAGCGAGATGAATATCTTCAGCGATTGATGGAGCTCCCAAATCAG aaatggcTGGAAATTATAGGACAGGCTCATCAAAATGTTGAATTTTTAAAGGATCAGGATGTTATCCGGACAGTGCTTAATATATTGCAG ACGAATACAAGTGTTGCATCTTCTTTAGGGACATATTTCTTACCCCAAATCTCGATGATCTTTTTGGACATGTTGAATGTGTACAG AATGTACAGCGAGCTTATTTCAAAGAGTATTACTGAAGGGGGACCTTATACTTCTAGAACATCCTACGTGAAACTTCTACG TTCGGTCAAGAGGGAAACACTTAAGCTGATTGAGACATTCTTGGATAAGGCGGAAGACCAACCACAAATTGGCAAACAATTCGTGCCTCCAATGATGGATCCTGTTCTTGGAGATTATGCGAGGAATGTTCCTGATGCTAGGGAGTCAGAGGTTTTGTCACTGTTTGCCACGATTGTGAATAA ATATAAATCTGCAATGATTGAAGATGTACCACGGATATTTGAAGCTGTCTTTCAGTGCACACTTGAG ATGATTACAAAAAATTTTGAAGATTACCCAGAGCATCGCCTCAagttcttctctcttcttcgtGCCATAGCTACTCATTGTTTTCCTGCATTAATCTGCCTGTCAAGTCAG CAATTGAAGCTTGTTATGGACTCTATCATATGGGCTTTTCGGCACACTGAAAGAAATATTGCTGAAACTGGGCTGAACCTGCTGTTAGAGATGCTAAAGAAATTTCAG GGTTCAGAGTTCTGTAATCAGTTTTATCGGACATACTTTTTGACAATTGAACAAGAGATATTCGCCGTGTTGACTGATACTTTTCATAAGCCTGGGTTCAAATTGCATGTCTTGGTGCTTCAGCATTTGTTCTGTTTG GTGGAAACTGGTGTCGTAACTGAAGCTCTTTGGGACGTTGCTACTGGTCCATATCATTACCCAAGTAATTCTGCGTTTGTACGAGAGTTTACCATAAAACTGCTAAGCACCTCATTTCCTAACATGACCGCAGCAGAG GTTACTCAATTTGTTAATGGACTCTTCGAGTCAACCAATGATCTATCtacttttaaaaatcatatacgAGATTTTCTTATCCAGTCCAAAGAATTTTCAGCTCag GATAACAAAGATTTATATGCTGAAGAGGCTGCGgctcagagagagagagaacgaCAAAGAATGCTTTCTATTCCTGGGCTTATTGCTCCTAGCGAATTGCAAGATGAAATGGTGGACTCGTAG